The genome window TCTTCGTGACGGCCTTCTTCCAGTTGCGCAACTGGCGGTCGCGCTCGGCTTCATCCAGCTCCGGCGTCCACCGCTTGTCCTCGGACCAGTTGGCCGCCAGCTCGCCCGTGTCCTTCCAGAAGCCCACCGCGAGACCTGCGGCGTAGGCCGCGCCCAGCGCGGTGGTTTCCGTAACCTTCGGGCGGATGACCGGAATGCCCAGGATGTCGGCCTGGAACTGCATCAGCGCGTCGTTGGCGACCATGCCGCCGTCCACGCGCAGGTCCTCCATGCTGACGCCGGAATCGGCGTTGGCCGCGTCCAGGACTTCCCGAGTCTGGAAGGCCGTGGCCTCCAGCGCGGCCCGGGCGATATGGCCCTTGTTCACGAACCGGGTGAGGCCGACAATCGCGCCGCGGGCGTCGGATCGCCAATAGGGTGCAAACAGACCAGAGAAGGCCGGAACAATGTAGACGCCGCCGTTGTCCTCAACCGTGTCGGCCAGCTGCTCCACCTCAGGCGCAGTCCGGATCAGACCGAGATTGTCCCGGAGCCACTGGATCAGTGAACCCGTGACCGCGATGGACCCCTCAAGGGCGTACACCGGCTTCGCGTCGCCCAGCTTGTAGCAAACTGTCGTCAGCAGCCCGTTCTTCGAGTGGACAATTTCCTCGCCGGTGTTCACGATCATGAAGTTGCCGGTGCCGTAGGTGTTCTTGGCGCCGCCCTTCTCGAAAGCGGCCTGGCCGAAGGTCGCAGCCTGCTGATCCCCGAGGATGCCTGCGACCGGCACCTCGCGGAGCAGTTGGGAGCCGTGCACGTTGCCGTACACCTCGGACGAGGACCGGATTTCGGGCATCATGGAAGCCGGAACGCCGAATACGTCCAGGATGGACGAGTCCCAGCTTAGTGTCTCGAGGTCCATGAACAGGGTGCGCGAGGCGTTGGTGACGTCGGTGATATGCACCCCTCCGTCCGTGCCACCGGTGAGGTTCCAGGTGACCCAGGAGTCCGTGTTGCCGAACAGGAGGTCGCCGGCCTCCGCCTTTTCACGGGCGCCGTCGACGTTGTCAAGGATCCACTTGATCTTCGTTCCGGAGAAGTAGGTGGCGAGCGGCAGGCCGACCTTTTCCTTGAACCGCTCGACGCCGCCGTCGGCCGCGAGTTCGTCGACGATCGGTTGGGTGCGGGTGTCCTGCCAGACGATGGCGTTGTAGACCGGCTTCCCGGTGTTCTTGTCCCAGACGACTGCGGTTTCCCGCTGGTTTGTGATGCCGACGGCAGCGATGTCGTGTCGGGTCAGGTTCGCCTTCGAGAGGGCGTTGCCGATTACCTCACGGGTGTTGTCCCAGATCTCGATGGGGTTGTGCTCCACCCAGCCCGGCTTGGGGAAGATCTGCTCGTGCTCCTTCTGGCCCGAGGAGACGATGTTTCCCTGATGGTCGAACACGATTGCGCGGCTGGAGGTGGTGCCCTGGTCAATGGCTATTACGTACTGCGGCATTTACTGCTCCTCATTGAGTGGTGTTGTGCGGATCAGGGTCAGGCGGGTGTCGGGAAAGTGATCAGCATGGCTACGAGGCCGGCCAGCAGGCCGCCGATGATCGGTCCCACCACGGGGACCCAGGCGTAGCCCCAGTCACTGCTGCCCTTGCCTCGGATGGGCAGGAATGCGTGGGCAATGCGCGGGCCAAGATCGCGGTTGGGGTTGATCGCGTAGCCGGTGGGCCCGCCGAGAGAGGCACCGATCCCGACGACGAGGAGTGCAACCGCCAGGGGGCCGAGCCCCGAAGGAGTGGACGCGAAGGAAAGGATTACGAGCACAAGCACGAAAGTGCCGATGATCTCGGTGACGAGGTTCCACGCACTCGAACGGATCGCGGGACCGGTGGAGAAGACGCCCAGCTTATTGGCCGGATCCGGTTCCTCGTCGAAGTGCTGCTTGTAGGCAAGCCAGCAGCCGACGGCGCCGAGGATGGATCCGAGCATCTGTGCTGCAAGGTAGGCGAGGGCGTTGACAAGGTTCTTGTCGACGCCCGGCGCGAACTCTTCCGTGTTGCCGTTTGCCCAGAGACCGACCGTGACGGCGAAATTGAGGTGGGCTCCTGACAGCGCCGCTACATATACGCCGGCAAAGACCGCGAGGCCCCAACCGAAGTTGACCATCAGGAAGCCGCCGTTGTTTCCCTTGGTTCCGGCCAACGCAACGTTGGCCACAACCCCGGTACCTAGCAACAGCAGCAAAAAGGTGCCGAGCGTTTCGGCGACGAACACTTCCAGAGACATCTTTGACTCCTCCTATATTCAACTGTGGGCCAGTCGGCCCCGGCGCCGTGATGGTCGCGGCACCGTGTTACTCCCCCGGCGAAAGTGCTGCCGTTGGTTCCAGCCACAACGGGTGGGCTGGAGGTTGGAAAGGCTTACGCGACCAGACTACGCACGCTCACCCTGTGATCTTCCTGCAGCACCCGGCGCGTGTTCTCGATCTCCTGCCGGCGATCGGACTCCGACCATGCAAGGTGTGCGCCCAGAACCTCTGCCAGTTCCTCGACCAGTTCGGCACTGACGAGGCCGTTGAACGCCAAGGCCGTCCGTCGGATGAGAACGTCGGGGATGTGCTGCACCTGTTCGTGGCGCACCATGTACTCAAGTTCCCGGGCGGTCACCTCAAGGGTTGAGGACAGGGCTGTGTCGCTGCCCGCAGCAAGGAATGCCGCCACGTCGGCTGAGCGGGTGCCATAGCGTGCCAACAAGCGGTGCATCTGCTCGGCCGGCAATCCTGCCCGGTTCGCCTCGATCCAGGAGGTGAGTTCATCCGCCTGTTGCGGGAAGTTCCTTCCGCCGCCGATCGGCAGGGATGCAGTTGACGTCGTCCTGCTGCGCTGGAGCAGCGTGAGGACTTCGTCGGCAAGGTGTTCAGACAGGGCCCGGAAAGTGGTCCACTTGCCTCCCACCAGGCTCAGGGTCGGACGCCCGGCTGTTGAGCCGTGCTCGATGCGGTAGTCACGCGACACAAAACCCGGCTGGGTGTCGTCATGTCGGGGCAGGGGCCGCACGCCGGAGAAGGTGTAGACGATATCCTCCCGATCCACGCGGACCTTCGGGAAGACGTGGTGGATGAGCTCGAAGAAGTAGTCGATCTCCGCGTCCGTACAGACCGCCTGCGTCTCCATATCGGTATCGATGTCCGTCGTTCCGACCAGCACACGCTCCCCCATTGGGTAGATGAGCACGATCCTGCCGTCCGAATGCTCGAAGAAGATCTCCCGACCGTCGCAGGCGGCAAGCAGTTCGGGGTGGTCCAGCACGATGTGCGAACCTTTGGTGCCGCCCATGAACCGGCTCGCATTGCCCAATGCGCTGTTGGTTCCGTCCACCCAGGCGCCGGTGGCATTGACGACGACGTCGGCCTTGACCGTGAAGACGTCACCGGTCAGCTCGTCCCGGAGAACAACGCCCTCGGCATTGCTGCCCACCGCGCTCACATAGTTCACCGCGCGGGAACGCGGATTCGCCGAGAGCCCGTCCTGAAGGACATCGAGGGTGAGCCGCTCCGGGTTGTGCACGGAGGCATCGAAGTAGGTTGCCGTGTACTTCACATCCTGGCGAAGGCTGGGCAGTTGGGCGAGGGATGCCTTGCGCCCGACGAAACGATGGCGGGGAACGGTACCACCCGCTCTCGAGAACGCGTCGTACAGTGTCAGTCCGGCCTTGATCAAGACCGCGCCGCGTTCCTTCGGAGCACCGCTTCGGTGCGTCAGGAACCGCAGCGGCGCAGTGAGGATGCCGGAGAAAGTACTGAAGATGGGGATAGTGGTCTGGAGCGGCTTGACGTAATGGGGTGCCAGCTTAAGGAGCGCGTTCCGTTCGATCACGGACTCGCGCACGAGACGGAACTCGCCGTTTTCGAGGTAGCGGATCCCGCCGTGGATCATGTGGGACGACGCCCCGGAAGCGCCCTGGCAGTAGTCACCCCGTTCGACGAGCGTGACGTCCACGCCCTGGAGGGACAAATCACGGAAGGTACCAACACCGTTGATCCCGCCTCCGATGATCAGTACGGATGTTGTTGGGGAATCCTTCAGCTGCTGCACGCTGCCGCGGGTCGGGCGATTCTGTTCAGCCGACGCCGGCGTCGGCTCGTTGGTGTTCCTCACTGGCTGCTGAACTCCTTGGTGGTGGCGGTTTCGAAAGCTCGAACCTATTCTTTTGAGCGCTGGGAATAGTCGTCAATGCCAATGCACAAATGTGCACGAGCGGTCAGGATGTGTCGTGAATACCCCACCCCGAGGACCCCGCTACCGCACGGATGCCACAACACCCGATCCCGCGCCGCCGCGCAGCCGCGATGCGTTGCGGGCGGCGCAGATGTACTACCTGCAGGACCTGACCATGAACGCCATCGCCCGGGAACTACGCACCTCCAGGTCCACAGTGTCCCGCCTGCTGTCCATGGCGAGAGACACCGGCCTGGTGCAGATCCAGATCAACAATCCCCTGGACCGGGCACCCGCTCTCGAACGTGAGATCCAGAGCCGCTACGGAGTGGACGCCCATGTGGTTCCCGTGACGGATCTGGTGAGCGATTCGGACGTGCTCGAGAGGGTGGCCATCCAGGCGGCCCGGACTATAGGGCCCCTGGTCGACTCCAACGCGATCATCGGCGTCGCATGGGGTTCCACTGTCAGCGCCGTGAGCCACCACCTGACGCGCAAAACCACCCACGACAGCACAATTGTGCAGCTCAACGGCGCAGGCAACACCCAGACCACCGGCATCACCTATGCCAGTGACATCCTGCGGAGATTCGGGACCGCCTATGGAGCCCGGGTTGAACAGTTCCCAGTTCCCGCATTCTTCGATCACGCCGAGACGAAGACCGCCATGTGGGCCGAACGAAGCGTGAAGCGTATCCTCGACCTCCAGGAACGGATGACCATGGCCATTTTCGGCGTGGGTTCCACAGGGTCCGGCATACCCAGCCATGTCTACGCGGGCGGCTATCTGGATGAGGAGGACCTTCGAACCCTCCGGGACAGCGACGTGGTCGGGGACGTCGCAACCGTCTTCTTCCGGGCAGACGGGTCCCATAGCGACATCGTGCTGAACGAACGAAGCACCGGTCCCGACCTGGACCTGCTGGCACGTGTGGGCCGACGGATCTGTGTGGTGTCCGGGGAGACAAAGATCAACGGGCTGCGCGGGGCATTGGCGGCCTCCCTGGTCACTGACCTGATCCTCGACGAACGCTCTGCGAGGATGCTGGTCCGGGAGGTGTGAGGCGACGCGCGCCGTCGGCACGCATGGCCCACCGTCGCTCGGTAGAGTCGTCGTATGCAGAAACCTGACAAGGTGTCCTTCTCCAACGGCGTCCAGATGGACCGGCTCGGCTTCGGTCTGTACAAGGTCCCTGCGGACGATGCGCACGGACTGTGCACGCTTGCCCTCGAAGCGGGCTACCGTTTGCTGGACACCGCTGCGCTCTATGGCAACGAGGAGGGCGTCGGCCGGGCGGTTCGGGACGCAGTCAGCTCTGGGCAGGTGGAGCGCGGTGATGTCTTTGTCACCTCCAAGCTGTGGAATGACCGTCACGGTTACCGGTCCACTCTCGAGGCTTTCGATGAGTCATTGAAGCGGCTTGGACTCGATTACCTGGATCTGTACCTGATTCACTGGCCCTGCCCCGGCCAGGATCTGTACGTGGAATCGTGGCGCGCGCTTGAGGAGCTGTACCACAGCGGCCGGGTCCGGGCGATCGGCGTCTCCAACTTCCAGCGGCATCACCTCGAGAAGCTGCTGGCCGAAACCGAGGTGGTGCCCGCACTCAACCAGATCGAACTGCATCCGCTCCTGCAGCAGCACTCGCTGCGCGCATTCAATGCCGAGCATGGCATCATCACGCAGGCTTGGAGTCCTCTCGGCCGTGGGAAGGTCCTGACCAATCCGATCATCACCCATATCGCCGCTAAGCATTCACGCTCGGCCGCCCAGGTCATCCTGCAGTGGCATCTCCAGCTCGGCGGCACCGCGGTGGCCAAGGCCAGCAGCCAGGAACGCATAGCGGAGAACCTCAGGATCGGGAACTTCACGCTCGACACCGTTGATATGACGGCAATCTCCCAGCTCAACTCGGACACCCGAATCGGGTCCCACCCCGATCTGGTCAACTGAGATGGTGCTGCTTGAACGCACCGCGTCGGTGCGGACGCTCCACCTCGACGGCGGGCTGGGGCGGTTCTGGGACTTCCCTGCGCTGCTGCCGGATTCGGATGCACCGCCGCTGTTCATGGTGCACGGTTTCCGGGGGGACCATCATGGCCTCCTGCGGATCGTCGAAGCCCTTCCCGCCCACCGGGTGATCGTCCCCGACCTCCCCGGCTTCGGTCAGTCCGATCCGCTTGAGGGTGCGCACGACGTCGCGGCCTACTCCGATTTCGTGCTTCAGGGAGTGCGTCAGCTTCAGCTTGGTGCCGACACCGTGCTCGTCGGGCACTCATTCGGGTCCATTATCGCTGCCCGCAGCGCGGCCGACTCCCCCGGCACATTCGCTGCTCTTGTGCTGATCAATCCAATCAGCGCTCCGGCGCTGGAGGGTTCAAGCAGGATCGCCACCCGCCTCGCCGAACTGTATTACCGCGCCGGTGCTGCCTTACCCGAGCGGCTGGGTCTCGCTCTACTCCAGAACAGGATGATTGTCCGCGGAATGAGCGAACTCATGGCCAAGACGCGGGAACCGGCCCTGCGTCGCTGGATTCACGAGCAGCACAGGCGCTACTTCAGCGCCTTTGCTTCCCGCGACGTCGTTCTGGAGGCTTTCCGCGCCTCCATCGGGGCCACGGTCAGGGACTTCGCGGCGCGGCTGCGCCTCCCGGTTCTGCTGGTTGCGGCGGAAAGGGACGACCTGGGATCGGTGGAAACGCAGCGTGTGCTAGCCGATCTCATACCGGACTCCAGGCTCGTGGTGCTTCCCGACGTCGGTCACCTCATCCACTACGAGACACCGGACCAGGCGGCAAAGCACATCACCGAATTTTTGGAGGAGAAGACTCGGTGAGAGTACTGATCGACGCGAGGTTCACGCGCACCGACCACCACGACGGCATCAGCCGCTATGGCGCAAGTCTTATCGAGGCGCTCGCCGCGCGAGCCGAAGTGACCATGCTGGTCTCAGACACCCGCCAGCTGGCTCTGCTCCCCGACGTTCCATACCGGCTTATCAACAGTCCGCTCTCCCCCGCGGAACTCTTCGTAGCCCGGAGGCTGAACGGGCTCCGTGCGGATGCTGTCTTCTGCCCCATGCAGACCATGGGCAGCCTTGGCCGCAGGTACCCGCTGGTCCTGACCCTGCACGACCTGATCTACTACCAGAACCGCACCCCACCCGGTTTCCTGCCACTCCCGGTTCGCCTGCTGTGGCGGCTGTACCACCTCGCCTACTGGCCGCAGCGGCTGCTCCTCAACCGGGCGGACGTCGTCGTAACCATCTCCGAGACAACCCGCAGCCTCATGCAGCGGCACAGGCTCACGCGCCGTCCAATCCGCATAGTCGGAAACGCTCCCCAGCCCGGATCCGCAGTCCGCGACCCCCAGGCGCCGGTCGAGAAAACACTGGTTTACATGGGGTCATTCATGCCCTACAAGAATGTGGAGACCGTGCTTGCCGGGATGGCGGGGCTACCCGACTACACCCTGCACCTCCTGAGCAGGATAACTCCGCAGCGGAAGCGTGAACTGGAGGATCTTGTGCCCGCCGGCGCCCGTGTCGTCTTCCACAACGGGGTCAGCGATGACGAATACGCGCTGATGCTGCGCTCGGCTACGGCATTGGTAACGCTATCCCGCGCCGAGGGGTACGGCCTGCCTGTGATCGAGGCGATGGCGCTGGGCACCCCGGTCATAGCAGCGGATACCCCGATTTTCCGCGAAGTCGGCGGAACGGCTGCGCTCTATGCGGATCCTGACTCCCCGGAGGATTTCACGCGGGCCGTCCGTACACTCGACGATCCCGCCGGGTGGAAGGAACGCTCAGCCGCCGGTCTGGCCCAGGCGGCCACCTATTCGTGGGACAAGTCCGCGGATTCGCTGCTGGAGGCATTGGAAGAGGCAGCTGCCCTGCATGCAGCCTCCCGCAATGCCCGAACCAAACGGGCGCAGAACCGCTAGAGCACATCCACCGCGTCGACGCGGACATGAACGGGTTCAGACGTCCGTTTCGCCGAAAGGGCGGCCTTGCGCGCGCGCAGCGCGCCCACCACATCCGCAGCGTCACGGTAGCGGAAGAACACCAGTGTGCGATGTGAAAGCGCCACGGACTGCTGGCCCGGTCGGTCGAGCGGTGGTCCGGCCTGCTGCGGAACCGCCGTGGGCCCCACTACCCTGCACGACGGCGGGAGCTGCAGAGCGCCGACGAAGGCCGACAGAGCCTCCAGGGACCCGGTCAGTACCGCGTAGCGCATGGCCGGGGGCAGGCCCAGCTCCGAGCGCAACGCGAGTTCGCGTGCTGCGGCGCCTGCAGGGTCCCAGCGGACCAGGTGCCCGGCTGCGGTGTCGTCGTCGGCAGTCACCACCACCACACCACCCTCCGACGCCGGCCGGGCCAGCATGGCCGCGCCGAACCAGCGTTGAAGCGTCGCCTCCTGGGCACGCAGGGACATCCGCCCGAGCAGGGCGTTCCCGTCCAGAAGGAGAACGGCCGCGTAGCCGGAGGGCGCCACCGGTTCAGCGCCCGGCGTTGCGACGACCACCCGCGGCGAGTCGTCGACCGAATCGAGAATATGCTCACCCGCTGAGGAGACAACAACGGCGCCGGGAAAAGCGCGGCCCAGCTCTTCCGCCGTTCGCGCCGCACCGCTCACTGTCGCCCGCAGGCGCCTGCCGCCGCAGTTCCGGCACTGCCACGAGTGCTCCGGCCGGGCGCACCAGCGGCAGGTGATGGCAGAGCCGCGGCTGGACTGCGCCAGCGGTCCGGCGCAGTGCCTACAGCGTGCCGGCTCGCGGCACTCAGTGCAGGCCAGAGCAGGCGAGAAACCCGTCCGTGCCACCTGAATCAGGACCGGTCCACGCTCCAGGCCGTCGCGTGCAGCCCGCCAGGCCACCGGCGGGATCCGTACCTGCCGGGTCAACGGCTCGCGATCGGTGTGGAAGGTGTCTGCTGAGTGAAGCACACGGGGCGTCAGCCGTCGTACGGTCGACCGGTCAGCCGCGAGCGGCAGTGCCCACCCGCTGTCCACGAGTCGCTGCGCCTCCACGCTGCGCGACGATGACGCAAGCAGGGCGCCGCAGTTCTGCTGTTCGCTGCGAAGCAGCAACACTTCCCGGGCGTGCTGATAGGGGGCGCGCGGTTCGCTATGTGAATCATCGGCGTCGTCCCAAAGGCAGACCAGGCCCAGCTCGCGCACCGGTGCGTAAGCAGCCGAGCGGGTTCCCACCGCAACCCGAACCTGGCCGTGCAGGAGCTTCAGGAAATTCCGGTACCGCGGCGTAGGTCCGTCTTCAGCGGTGAGCCGCACGAAGGCACCAGGACCGATCCGCTCGGCCAGTGCGGCCTCTACC of Arthrobacter sp. JZ12 contains these proteins:
- the glpK gene encoding glycerol kinase GlpK; protein product: MPQYVIAIDQGTTSSRAIVFDHQGNIVSSGQKEHEQIFPKPGWVEHNPIEIWDNTREVIGNALSKANLTRHDIAAVGITNQRETAVVWDKNTGKPVYNAIVWQDTRTQPIVDELAADGGVERFKEKVGLPLATYFSGTKIKWILDNVDGAREKAEAGDLLFGNTDSWVTWNLTGGTDGGVHITDVTNASRTLFMDLETLSWDSSILDVFGVPASMMPEIRSSSEVYGNVHGSQLLREVPVAGILGDQQAATFGQAAFEKGGAKNTYGTGNFMIVNTGEEIVHSKNGLLTTVCYKLGDAKPVYALEGSIAVTGSLIQWLRDNLGLIRTAPEVEQLADTVEDNGGVYIVPAFSGLFAPYWRSDARGAIVGLTRFVNKGHIARAALEATAFQTREVLDAANADSGVSMEDLRVDGGMVANDALMQFQADILGIPVIRPKVTETTALGAAYAAGLAVGFWKDTGELAANWSEDKRWTPELDEAERDRQLRNWKKAVTKTFDWVDEDVR
- a CDS encoding MIP/aquaporin family protein, which translates into the protein MSLEVFVAETLGTFLLLLLGTGVVANVALAGTKGNNGGFLMVNFGWGLAVFAGVYVAALSGAHLNFAVTVGLWANGNTEEFAPGVDKNLVNALAYLAAQMLGSILGAVGCWLAYKQHFDEEPDPANKLGVFSTGPAIRSSAWNLVTEIIGTFVLVLVILSFASTPSGLGPLAVALLVVGIGASLGGPTGYAINPNRDLGPRIAHAFLPIRGKGSSDWGYAWVPVVGPIIGGLLAGLVAMLITFPTPA
- a CDS encoding glycerol-3-phosphate dehydrogenase/oxidase — its product is MRNTNEPTPASAEQNRPTRGSVQQLKDSPTTSVLIIGGGINGVGTFRDLSLQGVDVTLVERGDYCQGASGASSHMIHGGIRYLENGEFRLVRESVIERNALLKLAPHYVKPLQTTIPIFSTFSGILTAPLRFLTHRSGAPKERGAVLIKAGLTLYDAFSRAGGTVPRHRFVGRKASLAQLPSLRQDVKYTATYFDASVHNPERLTLDVLQDGLSANPRSRAVNYVSAVGSNAEGVVLRDELTGDVFTVKADVVVNATGAWVDGTNSALGNASRFMGGTKGSHIVLDHPELLAACDGREIFFEHSDGRIVLIYPMGERVLVGTTDIDTDMETQAVCTDAEIDYFFELIHHVFPKVRVDREDIVYTFSGVRPLPRHDDTQPGFVSRDYRIEHGSTAGRPTLSLVGGKWTTFRALSEHLADEVLTLLQRSRTTSTASLPIGGGRNFPQQADELTSWIEANRAGLPAEQMHRLLARYGTRSADVAAFLAAGSDTALSSTLEVTARELEYMVRHEQVQHIPDVLIRRTALAFNGLVSAELVEELAEVLGAHLAWSESDRRQEIENTRRVLQEDHRVSVRSLVA
- a CDS encoding sugar-binding transcriptional regulator, whose amino-acid sequence is MYYLQDLTMNAIARELRTSRSTVSRLLSMARDTGLVQIQINNPLDRAPALEREIQSRYGVDAHVVPVTDLVSDSDVLERVAIQAARTIGPLVDSNAIIGVAWGSTVSAVSHHLTRKTTHDSTIVQLNGAGNTQTTGITYASDILRRFGTAYGARVEQFPVPAFFDHAETKTAMWAERSVKRILDLQERMTMAIFGVGSTGSGIPSHVYAGGYLDEEDLRTLRDSDVVGDVATVFFRADGSHSDIVLNERSTGPDLDLLARVGRRICVVSGETKINGLRGALAASLVTDLILDERSARMLVREV
- a CDS encoding aldo/keto reductase, translating into MQKPDKVSFSNGVQMDRLGFGLYKVPADDAHGLCTLALEAGYRLLDTAALYGNEEGVGRAVRDAVSSGQVERGDVFVTSKLWNDRHGYRSTLEAFDESLKRLGLDYLDLYLIHWPCPGQDLYVESWRALEELYHSGRVRAIGVSNFQRHHLEKLLAETEVVPALNQIELHPLLQQHSLRAFNAEHGIITQAWSPLGRGKVLTNPIITHIAAKHSRSAAQVILQWHLQLGGTAVAKASSQERIAENLRIGNFTLDTVDMTAISQLNSDTRIGSHPDLVN
- a CDS encoding alpha/beta fold hydrolase, with the protein product MVLLERTASVRTLHLDGGLGRFWDFPALLPDSDAPPLFMVHGFRGDHHGLLRIVEALPAHRVIVPDLPGFGQSDPLEGAHDVAAYSDFVLQGVRQLQLGADTVLVGHSFGSIIAARSAADSPGTFAALVLINPISAPALEGSSRIATRLAELYYRAGAALPERLGLALLQNRMIVRGMSELMAKTREPALRRWIHEQHRRYFSAFASRDVVLEAFRASIGATVRDFAARLRLPVLLVAAERDDLGSVETQRVLADLIPDSRLVVLPDVGHLIHYETPDQAAKHITEFLEEKTR
- a CDS encoding glycosyltransferase family 1 protein → MRVLIDARFTRTDHHDGISRYGASLIEALAARAEVTMLVSDTRQLALLPDVPYRLINSPLSPAELFVARRLNGLRADAVFCPMQTMGSLGRRYPLVLTLHDLIYYQNRTPPGFLPLPVRLLWRLYHLAYWPQRLLLNRADVVVTISETTRSLMQRHRLTRRPIRIVGNAPQPGSAVRDPQAPVEKTLVYMGSFMPYKNVETVLAGMAGLPDYTLHLLSRITPQRKRELEDLVPAGARVVFHNGVSDDEYALMLRSATALVTLSRAEGYGLPVIEAMALGTPVIAADTPIFREVGGTAALYADPDSPEDFTRAVRTLDDPAGWKERSAAGLAQAATYSWDKSADSLLEALEEAAALHAASRNARTKRAQNR
- a CDS encoding primosomal protein N' → MGSDDAVQLSLLQGFAPPVAPRGTTPAAARLPVARVILDSPLPHLDRPFDYLVPSDFDDDAVPGARVKVRFAGQEYAGFIAERRENSDSPANLQPLAKVVSRQPVASREVLALSAAVAARYAGSTSDVLRNAIPPRVARVDKEYEAGKASVLEDAQVEAGTAPTSALATAGRSLFSRYDHGEAFLSRLAAGESPRAVLTTLGGYGQQGWPQEIAEAVGTVWTAGRGAVVVVPDQRDLARVEAALAERIGPGAFVRLTAEDGPTPRYRNFLKLLHGQVRVAVGTRSAAYAPVRELGLVCLWDDADDSHSEPRAPYQHAREVLLLRSEQQNCGALLASSSRSVEAQRLVDSGWALPLAADRSTVRRLTPRVLHSADTFHTDREPLTRQVRIPPVAWRAARDGLERGPVLIQVARTGFSPALACTECREPARCRHCAGPLAQSSRGSAITCRWCARPEHSWQCRNCGGRRLRATVSGAARTAEELGRAFPGAVVVSSAGEHILDSVDDSPRVVVATPGAEPVAPSGYAAVLLLDGNALLGRMSLRAQEATLQRWFGAAMLARPASEGGVVVVTADDDTAAGHLVRWDPAGAAARELALRSELGLPPAMRYAVLTGSLEALSAFVGALQLPPSCRVVGPTAVPQQAGPPLDRPGQQSVALSHRTLVFFRYRDAADVVGALRARKAALSAKRTSEPVHVRVDAVDVL